Proteins found in one Triticum urartu cultivar G1812 chromosome 4, Tu2.1, whole genome shotgun sequence genomic segment:
- the LOC125552447 gene encoding uncharacterized protein LOC125552447, whose product MADLGSFGRRRQPTAAEVVGRLKDDGDFDALRRAIVRKVKDNEVLRNNIITEVKQSMVLSEDGSEKLKLKELSDAIFQDIGSKIMGQISDEVWSVIQSGETDIRGSVETVFDRIMNPEQQQDTGPSPKKLKRNGKGEQVSPAKASAPVTVQVEDDDPEEPPGFGLSDLQRSNIIVKQEQPCDDGQNHAQVKSNGGELVGAGSLGDVDDEDPDVPPGFDAPPGFG is encoded by the exons ATGGCCGACCTCGGCAGCTTCGGCAGGCGGCGGCAGCCGACTGCTGCGGAGGTGGTGGGGCGCCTCAAGGATGACGGAGATTTCGACGCCCTCCGCCGCGCCATCGTCCGCAAGGTCAAGGACAAC GAGGTGCTGCGCAACAACATAATCACAGAAGTGAAGCAGTCAATGGTACTAAGTGAAGATGGCTCTGAAAAGTTAAAGCTAAAAGAACTCTCTGATGCGATTTTTCAAGACATAGG GAGCAAAATAATGGGTCAAATATCAGATGAGGTGTGGAGTGTCATCCAGTCAGGTGAAACTGATATCCGAGGAAGTGTGGAAACTGTCTTTGATAGGATAATGAACCCTGAACAGCAACAGGACACAGGGCCTTCTCCCAAGAAGCTGAAGAGAAATGGCAAAGGAGAGCAAGTTTCGCCAGCAAAGGCATCAGCCCCTGTTACTGTCCAGGTGGAAGATGATGATCCAGAGGAACCACCAGGGTTTGGTTTGAGTGACCTTCAGCGCAGCAACATCATAGTAAAGCAGGAACAGCCATGTGATGATGGGCAGAATCATGCCCAAGTGAAATCAAATGGTGGTGAGCTAGTCGGCGCTGGTAGCTTGGGGGACGTCGATGATGAGGATCCTGATGTGCCTCCTGGATTTGATGCACCTCCTGGATTTGGTTAA